In Comamonas koreensis, the genomic stretch CGTGGCGCGCCCTGCGGTGGCCGCCCGTGAGCGGCTGAGCGAAACGCAGCGCCGTGTGGAATGACACGGCCGTAAGCGGCTGCAGTCCGCCGCGCACAGGGGCCCAAAAATAGCCAGCAAATGCGCTTATAGTGGCCCTCTGTAATCGCGGCAAGTGCCAAGGAGTGGGTGTGAACCAAGTGGTGATTTATACGGACGGTGCCTGCAAGGGCAACCCTGGCCCTGGCGGCTGGGGCGCTTTGCTCAGCGCTGGCACTGCGCAAAAGGAACTGTTTGGTGGCGAGCTGGGCACGACCAACAACCGCATGGAGCTGATGGCGGTGATCCAGGCGCTCGAAGCCTTGAAGCGCCCCTGTGATGTGCAGCTGTATCTGGACAGCCAGTACGTTCGCAAAGGCATCACTGAATGGATCTCTGGCTGGAAGGCCAAGGGTTGGCGCACGGCCAGCAAGGAGCCAGTCAAGAATGTCGATCTGTGGCAGCGCCTCGATGCACTGGTGCATGGCGGCGAGCACCGCATCACCTGGCACTGGGTCAAGGGCCATGCCGGCGACCCAGGCAATGAGCGCGCAGACGCACTGGCCAACCGGGGTGTGGCGATGGCGCTGGGCCGAGGCTGAGGCAATTTAGCAATACAACCAGGGAGCGCGAGCTATGGGACGCATCATGGGGATTTTGGCAGTGGTCGGTGTGCTGGCCGCTTTGTATGTGGCCTACCGCTACGGGGTGTTTTAAGCCGGGCGTTGCGCCCGTGCTGTACAAGGCCCACCAGCCAGTGCGGGTGGTGGGCGAATGCGCATCTTTTTACTCGGAAGCGGCGATGCGGCGCAGCGCATTGCTGTCACGCACCGTCAGGCCCGAGGGCTCGATGCGGATGGAGGACTCGCGCTCCATCGATTTGAGCTCCTGGTTCACCCGCTGTCGCGAGGCGCCCAGCAACTGGGCCAGCTCTTCTTGGGCCAGTTGCAGGCCGATGCGGGTTTCGCTGCTTTCCTTGCCGGGCACGCCGTAGCTGCGCGAGAGGTGCAGCAGCTGCTTGGCCAGGCGCGCGCGCAGCGGCAAGGTGTTGAGGTCTTCCACCATGCCGTAGAGGCTGCGGATGCGGCGCGCATGCATGCGTGCCAGCGCCTGGTAGAACTCCACATGCGTCTGCAAGATGCGCTGGAAGTCGGCCTTGCTGACGCAGACCAGCGTGGTCTCGCCATGGGCATAGACATCATGGGTGCGGCTGTCGTCATCGAACAGGCCCACATCGCCAAACCAGGTGCCTGGCTCGACATAGGTCAAGGTGATCTGCTTGCCCGTGAGCGACGCCGAACTCACGCGGGCCGAGCCCCGGGCCACGGACACCCACTCTTCGGGCTCATCGCCACGGGAGAAGATCAACCCGCCATCCTTGAAACGCTTGACATAGGCACAGCGCAGAATGTCATGGCGCAAAGTCGGCGAGAGGGTGCTGAACCAGCGCCCCGTGTTGATGGCTTCGCGCTCTTCGGGGGTCAGGATTGGATCGTCCATGGCATGTCGTCTCGGTGACTGGAATTATGAATTTTGTCGCTTGTGCGACGGTCATCACCGAATGTATAGCATTGCCGCCAAATTGTTAATTGTCACCCGAGCCCCTCAGGCGTGCGGCAATCCAAGTTGTCCGTTTTTGCAACCTGAGCAGCAGCAAGGAATAGGCGCTATATGCTCATTGGGTTTGCATATATCGCTATCAATTTGATATTTGGGTTTCCCCGGTGTGCGCGAATGACGAAGGGGTACTTCTTCAATGGTGAAGCTGGTCTTAAATGCTGGGGTATTGGGCAGAGGCTCTGCGCGCTTTCCCTCTTGTTTCCGCTGGCTTTTTAGGCTGACAGGCGCTGGCGCAGGCGCTGTTGCCACACTTCCACCAGCACCACACCCAGGCC encodes the following:
- the rnhA gene encoding ribonuclease HI; translated protein: MNQVVIYTDGACKGNPGPGGWGALLSAGTAQKELFGGELGTTNNRMELMAVIQALEALKRPCDVQLYLDSQYVRKGITEWISGWKAKGWRTASKEPVKNVDLWQRLDALVHGGEHRITWHWVKGHAGDPGNERADALANRGVAMALGRG
- a CDS encoding Crp/Fnr family transcriptional regulator, with the protein product MDDPILTPEEREAINTGRWFSTLSPTLRHDILRCAYVKRFKDGGLIFSRGDEPEEWVSVARGSARVSSASLTGKQITLTYVEPGTWFGDVGLFDDDSRTHDVYAHGETTLVCVSKADFQRILQTHVEFYQALARMHARRIRSLYGMVEDLNTLPLRARLAKQLLHLSRSYGVPGKESSETRIGLQLAQEELAQLLGASRQRVNQELKSMERESSIRIEPSGLTVRDSNALRRIAASE